A genomic window from Lotus japonicus ecotype B-129 chromosome 1, LjGifu_v1.2 includes:
- the LOC130725948 gene encoding 60S ribosomal protein L29-1-like: protein MKYPSSNPNSLSQFIDILNKNICCNPFYFSEYLNHFSLFCCVGKTLAPQPDLEETAKSKNHTAHNQSYKAHKNGIKKPKRHRHIFTKGMDPKFLKNHRYTRKHNKKDVESVTEEE from the exons ATGAAGTATCCTTCCTCTAATCCGAATTCTCTTTCTCAATTCATTGACATTCTTAATAAGAACATATGTTGTAATCCTTTTTACTTTTCTGAATACCTAAACCAT TTCTCATTATTCTGTTGCGTAGGAAAAACCCTAGCTCCTCAACCAGATCTTGAAGAGACTGCCAAGTCGAAGAATCACACCGCTCACAACCAGTCCTACAAGGCACACAAAAACGGCATCAAGAAGCCCAAGAGGCACCGCCACATTTTCACCAAAGGGATGGATCCCAAGTTTTTGAAGAATCATAGGTACACTAGGAAGCACAACAAGAAGGATGTTGAATCTGTCACTGAAGAAGAGTAA